In Blautia sp. SC05B48, a single genomic region encodes these proteins:
- the ruvA gene encoding Holliday junction branch migration protein RuvA codes for MISFVKGTVADIGENCLVVENGGIGYEIYMTGQDLGKARIGDEKKIHTFLYVREDILQLYGFFSKDDLGMFKLLIGVNGVGPKGALGILSGISADELRFAVLSDDVKTISKAPGIGKKTAQKMILELKDKLKLEDAFEMKLAHQQEEAAEGASDLRDSRQEAVEALVALGYSSADALRAVRKVPEDIPADDVEAILRAALKNF; via the coding sequence TTGATTTCTTTTGTAAAAGGTACCGTAGCAGATATCGGTGAAAATTGTCTGGTTGTGGAAAATGGCGGAATTGGTTATGAGATTTATATGACAGGACAGGATCTTGGGAAAGCGCGGATAGGCGATGAAAAGAAGATCCATACTTTTCTCTATGTGCGGGAGGATATTCTACAGCTATATGGTTTTTTTTCGAAGGATGATCTTGGCATGTTCAAGCTCCTGATCGGTGTCAACGGAGTCGGACCTAAAGGCGCTCTGGGTATCCTTTCCGGGATCAGTGCAGACGAGCTTCGTTTTGCAGTACTTTCCGATGATGTAAAAACAATCTCCAAGGCCCCTGGAATCGGGAAAAAGACAGCCCAGAAAATGATCCTGGAGCTGAAAGACAAGCTGAAGCTGGAAGATGCTTTTGAGATGAAACTGGCGCATCAGCAGGAAGAAGCAGCCGAGGGAGCCTCTGATCTGAGGGATAGTCGTCAGGAAGCGGTAGAGGCGCTTGTCGCACTAGGATACAGTTCTGCAGATGCCCTTCGTGCAGTACGAAAGGTACCGGAAGATATACCGGCAGATGATGTAGAAGCAATTCTTCGGGCTGCACTGAAAAATTTTTAA
- the rpsA gene encoding 30S ribosomal protein S1 produces the protein MSELSFEQMLEDSVKTIRNGEIVQGTVIDVKDDEIILNIGYKADGIITKNEYTNDSSVVLTDVVKPGDTMEAKVLKVNDGEGQVTLTYKRLAAEKGNKRLEEAFENQEVLKAPVTQVLDGGLCVNVEEARVFIPASLVSDTYEKDLSKYADQEIEFVITEFNPRRRRIIGNRKQLLLAEKAEKQKELLAKINVGDKVEGVVKNVTDFGAFIDLGGADGLLHISEMSWGRVENPKKVFNVGDKVTVLIKDINGDKIALSLKFPEENPWLTAAEDFAVGNVVKGKVARMTDFGAFVELAPGVDALLHVSQISREHVAKPSDVLSIGQEIEAKVVDFNGEDRKISLSMKALEDNSAEQTEE, from the coding sequence ATGTCAGAGTTAAGTTTTGAACAGATGCTGGAAGATTCCGTAAAAACAATCAGAAATGGAGAGATCGTACAGGGTACCGTCATCGATGTTAAAGATGATGAGATCATCCTGAATATCGGCTATAAAGCAGACGGTATCATCACAAAGAACGAGTACACAAACGATTCAAGCGTTGTGCTTACAGACGTTGTTAAACCTGGCGATACCATGGAAGCAAAGGTTCTCAAAGTAAACGACGGAGAGGGACAGGTTACACTTACCTACAAACGTCTTGCAGCAGAGAAAGGCAACAAACGTCTTGAGGAGGCATTCGAGAACCAGGAGGTTCTGAAGGCTCCTGTAACACAGGTACTTGACGGTGGTCTTTGTGTCAATGTTGAGGAAGCAAGAGTATTCATTCCTGCAAGCCTTGTATCTGACACATATGAGAAAGATCTTTCCAAATATGCAGATCAGGAGATCGAGTTCGTTATCACAGAGTTCAACCCAAGAAGACGCCGTATCATCGGTAACCGCAAACAGCTTCTTCTTGCTGAGAAAGCTGAGAAACAGAAAGAGCTTCTTGCTAAGATCAACGTAGGCGATAAAGTTGAGGGTGTTGTTAAGAATGTTACAGATTTCGGTGCATTCATCGACCTCGGCGGAGCAGACGGACTTCTTCACATCTCTGAGATGTCCTGGGGCAGAGTAGAGAACCCGAAGAAGGTATTCAATGTAGGTGATAAAGTTACAGTTCTTATCAAAGATATCAACGGAGACAAGATCGCACTTTCCCTTAAATTCCCGGAGGAGAACCCATGGCTTACAGCTGCTGAGGACTTCGCAGTAGGAAACGTAGTAAAGGGCAAAGTTGCACGTATGACAGATTTTGGTGCATTTGTTGAGCTTGCACCTGGAGTAGATGCTCTTCTTCATGTATCTCAGATCTCCAGAGAGCACGTTGCGAAACCATCTGATGTACTTTCCATCGGTCAGGAGATCGAGGCTAAGGTTGTTGATTTCAATGGCGAAGACAGAAAGATCAGCCTCAGCATGAAAGCACTCGAGGATAATTCTGCAGAGCAGACAGAGGAGTAA
- a CDS encoding RnfABCDGE type electron transport complex subunit G has translation MGKIIRNTLILTIITVVAGLGLGLVYEVTKEPIARTEEQAKKEAWQTVFSDVSLEDFKAVDVDKEAADKTAADLGIKATVDEVCEAADEGYVVTVTDKEGYGGDIQITVGVTKDGTVSGVSILSISETAGLGMRATEAKFQEQYVGKNTDKFYVSKDGGEGEPIDAISGATITSRAFTGAVNTAIGYCKNAF, from the coding sequence ATGGGTAAGATTATCAGAAATACATTGATCCTTACGATCATTACAGTAGTTGCCGGCCTTGGCCTTGGACTGGTTTACGAAGTTACCAAAGAACCCATTGCAAGAACCGAGGAACAGGCAAAAAAGGAAGCATGGCAGACTGTATTCAGTGATGTAAGCCTGGAAGATTTTAAAGCTGTAGATGTAGACAAGGAAGCAGCAGATAAAACAGCTGCAGATCTTGGAATCAAGGCAACCGTAGATGAAGTCTGTGAAGCAGCAGATGAAGGCTATGTGGTAACTGTAACCGATAAAGAGGGTTACGGCGGTGATATCCAGATCACAGTTGGTGTAACAAAAGACGGTACCGTCAGCGGCGTTTCCATTCTTTCTATCAGTGAGACTGCCGGACTTGGAATGCGTGCTACAGAAGCGAAGTTCCAGGAACAGTATGTTGGAAAGAATACCGATAAATTCTATGTATCCAAGGATGGCGGCGAAGGTGAGCCTATTGATGCTATCAGTGGTGCGACCATCACATCCAGAGCTTTTACCGGTGCAGTCAATACAGCTATCGGCTATTGCAAAAACGCATTTTAG
- the rsxC gene encoding electron transport complex subunit RsxC, protein MAFLTFRGGIHPNDGKDLSKNCPVEKYLPKGDLAILVSQHIGAPAKPIVKKGDHVLAGQKIAEAGGFVSAPIHSSVSGTVKGIEKRLTAVGAMGDAIIIENDGLYESVEYTPATLSDLSREDILKRIQEGGVVGQGGAGFPTHVKLSPKEPDKIDYILVNGAECEPYITSDYRRMMEEPESIVGGLEVILKAFPKAVGCICIEDNKPDCIARMKEAIKGKERMEVKELKTKYPQGGERTLIYAVTGREINSTMLPADVGCVVDNVETVTSVYKAVILGQPVISRNVTVTGDGIRTPKNFSVLTGTDLSELVDAAGGLKEKIAKAISGGPMMGFALYDLHIPCTKTTSSLLFLERDAVSEAKQIQTACINCGRCVSVCPGHVVPARLATLAEHGDMAGFEKMDGMECCECGCCSYICPAKRPLTQSIKSMRKMVLAERKKKK, encoded by the coding sequence ATGGCATTTTTAACCTTCAGGGGTGGTATCCATCCTAATGACGGCAAAGATTTGTCAAAAAACTGTCCTGTCGAGAAGTATTTGCCGAAGGGAGATCTGGCAATTCTTGTTTCTCAGCACATCGGAGCTCCGGCCAAGCCGATCGTAAAAAAAGGCGATCATGTGCTTGCAGGACAGAAAATCGCAGAAGCAGGAGGATTTGTTTCCGCACCGATACACTCGTCTGTATCAGGAACCGTAAAGGGAATTGAGAAACGTCTGACTGCAGTAGGCGCTATGGGTGATGCGATCATTATCGAGAATGACGGTCTGTATGAATCTGTGGAATATACGCCTGCTACACTTTCTGATCTTTCCAGGGAAGATATCCTGAAAAGGATTCAGGAAGGCGGAGTTGTTGGTCAGGGTGGTGCAGGCTTCCCGACACATGTAAAGCTTTCACCAAAGGAACCTGACAAGATCGATTATATTTTGGTCAACGGTGCGGAATGTGAGCCTTATATCACCAGTGACTACCGTAGGATGATGGAAGAACCGGAAAGTATAGTAGGTGGTCTGGAAGTGATTCTGAAAGCTTTTCCGAAGGCAGTGGGATGTATCTGTATTGAGGACAACAAACCGGATTGTATTGCCAGGATGAAAGAAGCTATCAAAGGCAAAGAGCGTATGGAAGTAAAAGAGCTTAAGACTAAATACCCTCAGGGTGGTGAGCGTACACTGATCTATGCGGTAACAGGCAGAGAGATCAATTCCACCATGCTTCCGGCAGACGTAGGATGCGTGGTTGATAACGTAGAGACCGTTACTTCTGTTTATAAGGCAGTAATCCTTGGACAGCCTGTCATCAGCCGTAATGTAACTGTTACCGGAGACGGTATCCGTACACCGAAGAACTTTTCTGTTCTTACAGGAACAGATCTGTCTGAACTGGTAGATGCTGCAGGAGGACTGAAGGAAAAAATCGCGAAAGCAATCTCCGGTGGACCGATGATGGGATTTGCGCTGTATGATCTTCATATTCCATGTACGAAGACAACTTCTTCCCTGCTTTTCCTGGAGCGTGACGCAGTCTCCGAAGCGAAGCAGATCCAGACTGCATGTATTAATTGCGGACGTTGTGTAAGCGTCTGTCCGGGCCATGTGGTTCCGGCCCGCCTTGCAACTCTTGCAGAACATGGTGATATGGCAGGCTTCGAAAAGATGGATGGTATGGAATGCTGCGAGTGCGGCTGCTGCAGTTACATCTGTCCGGCCAAACGACCTCTGACTCAGAGTATTAAATCTATGAGAAAAATGGTTCTTGCAGAGCGCAAGAAAAAGAAATAG
- a CDS encoding RnfABCDGE type electron transport complex subunit B, whose protein sequence is MSITGIIMAAVIVGGTGLFIGIFLGLADKKLTVKVDEKEEAILGVLPGNNCGGCGYPGCSGLAAAITKGEAPVDQCPVGGAPVAAKIGAIMGQEVKETARRVAFVKCAGTCDKTTVKYEYTGVEDCEMMAFIPGGGAKDCTFGCMGFGSCVKACPFDAIHIVNGIAVVDQEACKACGKCVAKCPRHLIELVPYDKQIRVACSSHAKGKAVTTACELGCIGCKKCEKNCPSEAITVTDFCAHIDYDKCTGCGKCKEVCPRHVIL, encoded by the coding sequence ATGAGTATAACAGGAATTATTATGGCTGCAGTCATTGTCGGCGGTACTGGTTTATTCATTGGTATCTTTCTCGGACTTGCAGACAAGAAATTAACCGTTAAGGTAGATGAAAAGGAAGAAGCCATTCTCGGCGTTCTTCCAGGAAATAACTGTGGTGGTTGTGGATATCCGGGATGTTCCGGACTCGCTGCTGCAATTACAAAGGGAGAAGCTCCTGTAGATCAGTGTCCGGTTGGTGGTGCTCCGGTTGCAGCCAAGATCGGCGCGATCATGGGACAGGAAGTAAAAGAAACGGCACGTCGGGTTGCTTTTGTAAAATGTGCGGGAACCTGTGATAAGACGACCGTGAAATATGAATACACAGGTGTGGAAGACTGCGAGATGATGGCTTTCATCCCAGGCGGCGGTGCAAAAGACTGTACATTCGGATGTATGGGCTTCGGAAGCTGTGTAAAGGCATGTCCGTTTGATGCGATCCATATAGTGAATGGTATTGCGGTTGTAGATCAGGAGGCATGTAAAGCCTGCGGCAAATGTGTTGCCAAATGTCCGCGTCACCTGATCGAACTGGTACCATATGACAAACAGATACGTGTAGCCTGCAGCTCCCACGCAAAAGGTAAGGCAGTTACAACTGCCTGCGAGCTTGGTTGTATTGGCTGTAAAAAATGTGAGAAGAACTGTCCGTCCGAGGCAATCACAGTTACCGATTTCTGTGCACACATTGATTACGATAAGTGTACAGGCTGTGGTAAATGTAAGGAAGTTTGCCCAAGACATGTGATTCTGTAA
- a CDS encoding ribonuclease H-like domain-containing protein — MIVKKMPILQGFPAFETVKKLTKTQSFSERFVPLFYDIETTGLSRNSTFLYLIGAVAYEGNNWQMYQWMIENEEEEPELLKAFAVFLQDFSCTIQYNGDSFDQPYLDARYQIHGLSSPFTKLPSLDLYRELKPLKGLLKLSRMNQPSMESFLGITERNYCDGGACIRLYKQFASGKKPEAAEIVMGHNQEDLLGLGKIFSMLSYLALFNEDYEALDCEIQDNQLVFTIKTHYDLPVEFSNHSEEFYIFGRNNRVRLLVKLQNGRLKQYYSNYKDYDYIPSEDTAIPKTLSACMDKKLRRPAKRENCYTWFPVTEAFLHDPLKQKIYLKHCLPYYLSVLK, encoded by the coding sequence ATGATCGTTAAAAAAATGCCGATTTTACAAGGGTTTCCAGCCTTTGAGACTGTTAAAAAATTGACTAAAACCCAGAGCTTTTCAGAGCGTTTTGTACCGCTTTTCTATGATATTGAAACTACAGGACTATCACGAAATTCCACTTTTCTGTATCTGATCGGTGCTGTAGCCTACGAAGGAAATAACTGGCAGATGTACCAGTGGATGATTGAAAACGAAGAGGAAGAACCTGAACTTCTGAAAGCATTTGCTGTATTTCTTCAGGATTTTTCATGTACGATCCAGTATAACGGTGACAGCTTTGACCAGCCTTATCTGGATGCACGATATCAGATCCACGGACTCTCTTCCCCTTTTACAAAGCTGCCTTCGCTGGACCTTTACCGGGAACTAAAGCCGCTCAAGGGACTTTTGAAGCTTTCCCGGATGAATCAGCCTTCTATGGAATCATTCCTCGGTATCACTGAACGAAACTACTGTGATGGAGGTGCCTGCATCCGTCTTTACAAACAATTCGCTTCCGGAAAGAAACCGGAAGCTGCTGAGATCGTTATGGGACACAATCAGGAAGATCTTCTTGGACTTGGAAAAATATTCTCCATGCTATCCTATCTTGCTCTTTTCAATGAAGATTACGAAGCACTGGATTGTGAAATTCAAGACAATCAATTGGTCTTTACAATTAAAACTCATTACGATCTGCCTGTTGAATTTTCAAATCATAGTGAAGAATTCTACATATTCGGACGAAATAACCGTGTCCGTCTTCTTGTGAAGCTTCAAAATGGACGTTTAAAGCAATATTATTCCAATTATAAGGATTACGATTACATCCCTTCGGAAGACACAGCCATACCAAAAACCTTAAGTGCCTGCATGGACAAAAAACTCCGAAGACCTGCCAAAAGGGAAAATTGTTATACCTGGTTTCCTGTAACAGAAGCTTTTCTGCATGATCCTTTAAAACAGAAAATCTATCTGAAACACTGCCTGCCATATTATCTTTCTGTTCTTAAATAA
- the trpS gene encoding tryptophan--tRNA ligase, translated as MSKIILTGDRPTGRLHVGHYVGSLAERVRLQNSGLYDEIYIMIADAQALTDNAEHPEKVRHNILQVALDYLACGLDPEKSNIFIQSMVPELTELTFYYMNLVTVARVQRNPTVKSEIKMRNFEASIPVGFFCYPISQAADITAFRATHVPVGEDQLPMLEQCKEIVHKFNTVYGDTLTDPEIVLSSNKACLRLPGIDGKAKMSKSLGNCIYLSDEEDVVKKKIMSMFTDPNHLRVQDPGRVEGNPVFIYLDAFSRQEHFAEFLPEYQNLDELKAHYQRGGLGDVKVKKFLNNVMQAELGPIRERRKMWEQRTEDVFDILKAGTEVAREKAAATLHDVRSSMRINYFEDQDFLNQ; from the coding sequence ATGAGTAAGATTATTTTAACTGGCGACCGCCCGACGGGACGCCTTCATGTAGGTCATTATGTTGGATCCCTGGCAGAGCGTGTGAGGCTGCAGAATTCTGGCTTATATGATGAGATTTATATTATGATCGCAGATGCCCAGGCACTCACAGATAATGCGGAGCATCCGGAGAAAGTACGTCATAATATTCTTCAGGTTGCTCTGGACTATCTGGCATGCGGGCTTGATCCGGAAAAATCCAATATTTTTATCCAGTCCATGGTCCCGGAGCTGACAGAACTTACCTTTTATTATATGAATCTGGTTACTGTAGCACGTGTACAGCGTAATCCTACCGTTAAATCTGAGATTAAGATGCGTAATTTTGAAGCCAGCATCCCGGTAGGCTTTTTCTGCTATCCGATCAGTCAGGCTGCCGATATTACTGCCTTTCGTGCAACCCATGTACCGGTAGGTGAAGATCAGCTTCCGATGCTTGAGCAATGCAAGGAGATCGTCCATAAATTCAATACGGTTTATGGTGACACACTGACAGATCCGGAAATTGTTCTTTCTTCCAATAAAGCATGCTTACGTCTTCCAGGAATTGACGGAAAGGCTAAGATGAGTAAATCTCTCGGAAACTGCATCTATCTGTCTGATGAAGAAGATGTTGTGAAGAAAAAGATCATGTCTATGTTTACAGATCCGAACCATCTTCGTGTTCAGGATCCTGGTCGTGTAGAGGGAAATCCGGTATTTATCTATCTGGATGCCTTCAGCCGTCAGGAACATTTTGCTGAATTTCTGCCAGAGTATCAGAATCTGGATGAACTTAAGGCTCACTATCAGAGAGGTGGCCTTGGTGATGTGAAAGTCAAGAAGTTCCTGAATAATGTTATGCAGGCAGAACTTGGACCGATCCGTGAAAGAAGGAAAATGTGGGAGCAGCGAACCGAAGATGTGTTCGATATCCTGAAAGCTGGTACAGAGGTTGCCAGGGAAAAAGCTGCCGCAACGCTTCATGATGTCCGTTCTTCCATGCGGATCAATTATTTTGAGGATCAGGATTTCCTTAATCAGTGA
- a CDS encoding electron transport complex protein RnfA — protein sequence MASLMLIAIGSALCSNVVLSQFLGICSFLGVSKKTETAAGMGGAVVFVITIASFVAGLLYKFILVPTHFEYLKTIVFILVIAALVQIVEMFLKKFVPSLYKALGVYLPLITTNCAVLGVALNNVKYEYSILESVVNGFATGVGYLIAIVLLAGIREKMEYNDIPESFQGMPIVLLTAALMAIAFFGFSGIV from the coding sequence ATGGCAAGCTTGATGTTGATCGCAATTGGTTCTGCACTTTGCAGTAACGTTGTATTAAGTCAGTTCCTGGGAATCTGTTCTTTCCTTGGAGTATCCAAGAAGACAGAAACTGCAGCCGGCATGGGTGGTGCGGTTGTATTCGTTATTACCATTGCATCCTTTGTTGCAGGACTGCTTTATAAATTTATCCTGGTACCGACCCATTTTGAGTATCTGAAAACGATCGTATTTATCCTGGTTATCGCAGCACTGGTACAGATCGTAGAAATGTTTCTCAAGAAATTTGTACCATCCCTTTACAAGGCACTTGGTGTATACCTTCCTCTGATCACAACAAACTGTGCAGTTCTTGGTGTAGCACTGAACAATGTTAAATATGAATACAGCATTCTTGAAAGTGTTGTCAACGGATTTGCCACAGGTGTAGGTTACCTGATCGCAATTGTATTACTTGCGGGAATCCGTGAAAAAATGGAATACAACGATATTCCGGAATCCTTCCAGGGTATGCCGATCGTTCTGCTTACAGCAGCACTGATGGCTATTGCATTCTTTGGATTCTCCGGAATCGTATAG
- a CDS encoding RnfABCDGE type electron transport complex subunit D yields MEQMYNVSSNPHIRDKMTTSRIMQLVVIALLPTTLFGIWNFGVHALLVVLATVASSVFFEWLYDRLMHKKNTTTDFSAVVTGLLLALNMPPQIPIWMPILGSAFAIIVVKQLFGGLGQNFMNPALAGRCFLMISFAGKMTNFAVSKSSHAVVDAVTQATPLTALKNQGFIEGTSIPVKNLFLGNIQGTIGETSALAILIGAVILLAFKIIDLKVPLTYIGSFAVFVIFYMLGTGKGFDVNYLFSHIFGGGLMLGAWFMATDYVTTPITPKGQLVYGCCLGIVTAVFRLFGGSAEGVSYAIIFCNLLVPLIEKVTKPVAFGKGGKK; encoded by the coding sequence ATGGAACAAATGTATAACGTATCATCTAATCCCCATATCAGGGATAAAATGACCACCAGCCGTATCATGCAGCTGGTAGTGATCGCACTTCTGCCGACAACACTTTTCGGTATCTGGAACTTTGGAGTGCATGCACTTCTTGTAGTGCTGGCGACGGTTGCATCCAGCGTGTTTTTTGAATGGCTCTATGACCGCCTGATGCATAAAAAAAATACAACTACTGATTTCAGTGCAGTTGTAACAGGACTTCTGCTTGCACTGAACATGCCGCCCCAGATTCCAATCTGGATGCCGATCCTTGGCAGTGCTTTTGCGATCATTGTTGTAAAACAGCTGTTCGGTGGACTTGGACAGAACTTTATGAACCCGGCTCTTGCAGGAAGATGTTTCCTTATGATCTCTTTTGCCGGAAAAATGACTAACTTTGCAGTTTCCAAAAGCTCCCATGCTGTTGTAGATGCAGTTACACAGGCAACACCTCTGACAGCACTTAAAAACCAGGGATTCATTGAGGGGACTTCTATTCCTGTAAAGAATCTGTTCCTTGGTAATATCCAGGGTACGATCGGTGAGACTTCTGCCCTGGCGATCCTCATCGGTGCAGTGATCCTTCTCGCATTTAAGATCATTGATCTGAAGGTACCTCTTACATATATTGGAAGTTTTGCAGTATTTGTCATTTTCTATATGCTGGGAACAGGCAAAGGCTTTGATGTAAACTATCTTTTCAGCCATATCTTTGGAGGAGGTCTGATGCTTGGAGCCTGGTTTATGGCAACAGATTATGTGACAACTCCGATCACTCCGAAAGGTCAGCTGGTATATGGCTGCTGCCTCGGTATCGTGACAGCGGTATTCCGTCTCTTTGGTGGTTCCGCAGAGGGCGTTTCCTATGCGATCATTTTCTGCAATCTTCTGGTTCCGCTTATTGAAAAAGTAACAAAACCGGTTGCTTTTGGAAAAGGAGGCAAAAAATAA
- the rsxE gene encoding electron transport complex subunit RsxE encodes MNNCGERLKNGIITENPIFVLMLGMCPTLAVTTSAINGIGMGLSTTVVLVMSNMLISMLRKVIPDSVRMPAFIVVVASFVTIVQFLMEGFTPSLYESLGIYIPLIVVNCIILGRAESYASKNPVLPSIFDGLGMGLGFTVGLVAIGLVREILGSGKAFGAQIIPVADAATGAAGYTPITIFILAPGAFLVLAGLAAIQNKVKINMAKKGKDVSKIQSGCGSNCATCGGCPSDKE; translated from the coding sequence ATGAATAATTGTGGTGAAAGATTAAAAAACGGCATTATAACCGAAAATCCGATTTTCGTCCTGATGCTTGGTATGTGTCCTACCCTTGCGGTAACGACTTCTGCGATCAATGGTATCGGTATGGGACTTTCCACAACCGTAGTTCTGGTTATGTCAAATATGCTCATCTCCATGCTGCGTAAGGTTATCCCGGATTCTGTCAGAATGCCGGCCTTTATCGTAGTTGTAGCATCATTTGTAACTATCGTACAGTTTCTGATGGAGGGCTTTACTCCTTCTCTTTATGAGTCACTTGGAATTTACATTCCACTGATCGTTGTTAACTGTATCATTCTGGGACGTGCAGAGAGTTATGCTTCCAAGAATCCTGTCCTTCCGTCTATCTTTGACGGACTTGGAATGGGTCTTGGTTTTACCGTGGGCCTGGTTGCCATTGGTCTTGTAAGAGAGATCCTTGGTTCCGGAAAGGCTTTCGGAGCACAGATCATTCCGGTTGCTGATGCAGCTACCGGTGCTGCCGGCTATACTCCGATCACTATCTTTATCCTTGCACCTGGAGCATTTCTGGTTCTTGCCGGACTTGCAGCGATCCAGAATAAAGTAAAGATCAACATGGCAAAGAAGGGCAAAGATGTTTCCAAGATCCAGTCCGGCTGCGGCTCCAATTGCGCGACCTGCGGCGGATGTCCTTCCGACAAAGAATAA